Sequence from the Streptomyces mobaraensis NBRC 13819 = DSM 40847 genome:
CGAGATCACGCCGACCAGCATGGCGAACGGCGCCAAGGAGCTCCTCGACGAGGTCTACCGGAACAAGATCACCGGTGAGGAAGAGCGCTACAGCCACACCGACCTGATCGACTTCGACGGCAACGTGCAGGGCGCCGAGAAGGCGTACGAGCTGCTGAAGCCGGTCGCCGGCAAGCAGGACGCGGCGCTCGTCCAGGAACTGGACAAGCAGTTCGCGGCCGTGAAGAAGTCCCTCGACGACTACCGCGACGGGGACTCCTTCAAGTCCTACGACACGGTCGGCAAGGACGACCGCAAGAAGCTGTCCGACGTCGTCAACGCCCTCTCCGAGCCGCTGTCCAAGCTCGCCGGCGCCGTCGCGAAGTAATCGGGGGAACGTGCGATGAGCGACGTGAAGAAGAACGAGACGACTTCCGGCGACCGGGCCGAGAAGCCCACGGAAGCGAAGACGGACGCGAAGACGGGCCCGGAGGTGGGCCCGGAGGCGGACGTCACAATGGAAGCCGCGGCGGAAGCGAAGACCGAAGCGAAGACCGAGACCGCGGCCGCGGCCGGGGCCGAGACCGAAGCCAAGGCCGAAGCCAAGTCCGGGGCCGAGACCGAGGCGCACAGCCGCAGCCGCACCCCCTCCCGCCGTGCCCTCCTCGGCTGGGGCGGCGCCGGACTGGCGCTCGGTGCCGTCGCGGCCGGCGGTACGGCCGCGGCCCTGCGCCTCGGCGACGACGACAAGTCGCCGGCCGCCGCCGAGGGCGAGGCCGTGCCCTTCTACGGCCCCCACCAGGCCGGCATCGCCACGCCCGTCCAGGACCGGCTGCACTTCGCCGCCTTCGACGTGCGCACCGACGACCGCGAGCAGTTGATCAAGCTGCTGAAGGAGTGGACGGCCGCCGCCGCCCGGATGACCGCCGGTCACGAGGTCGGCGAGGGCGCCATCAGCGAGAACGACGAGCTGCCGCCGGACGACACCGGCGAGGCGCTGGGCCTCAAGCCGTCCCGGCTGACGCTCACCTTCGGCATCGGGCCCACCCTGTTCGAGAAGGACGGCAAGGACCGCTTCGGCCTCAAGGGCCGCCGTCCCAAGGCCCTGATCGACCTGCCGCCGTTCCCCGGCGACAACCTGGACCCGGCCCGCAGCGGCGGCGACCTCTGCGTCCAGGCGTGCGCGGACGACCCGCAGGTCGCGGTGCACGCGATCCGCAACCTGGCCCGCATAGGCATGGGCCGGGTGGCGATCCGCTGGTCGCAGCTCGGCTTCGGCAAGACGTCCTCGACGACGCCGGACGCCATGACGCCCCGCAACATGATGGGCTTCAAGGACGGCACCCGGAACATCGCGGGCACCGAGACCGACCGGCTCGACAAGTTCGTGTGGGTGGGCGAGAAGGACGCCGACGGCTGGATGGCCGGCGGCTCGTACCTCGTCGCCCGCCGGATCCGCATGCACATCGAGACCTGGGACCGCACCTCCCTGAAGGAGCAGGAGGACGTCTTCGGCCGCGACAAGGCCGAGGGCGCGCCGCAGGGCAAGCGGCGGGAGCGCGACGAACCCAACCTCCGGGTGCTGAAGCCCACCGCGCACGTCCGCCTCGCCCACCCCGACAGCAACGCGGGGGCGACCATCCTGCGCCGCGGCTACTCCTTCACGGACGGCACCGACGGCCTGGGCCGGCTCGACGCCGGACTGTTCTTCATCGCCTACCAGCGCGACGTCCGGGACGGCTTCGTGCCGATCCAGACCCGGCTGTCGCGTTCGGACGCCCTCAACGAGTACATCCAGCACGTGGGTTCGGCCGTCTTCGCCGTCCCGCCGGGCGTCCGCGACAAGGACGACTGGTGGGGCCGGACGCTGTTCGGCTGACGGCCCCGCATACGAAGGAGGCGCCGCGTGTTCGGCAACTACCTGATCGGCCTGCGCGAGGGACTGGAGGCCAGCCTGGTCGTCTGCATCCTCGTCGCCTACCTGGTCAAGAGCGGTCGCAGGGACGCCCTGCGGCCGGTCTGGCTCGGCATCACCGCGGCCGTGCTGCTCAGCATGGGCTTCGGCGCCGTGCTCCAGTACGGCTCGCAGACCATGACGTTCGAGGCGCAGGAGACGCTGGGCGGATCGCTGTCCGTCATCGCCGTGGGCCTGGTGACGTGGATGGTCTTCTGGATGCGGCGCACCGCGCGGCACCTGAAGAAGGAGCTGCACGGCAAGCTGGACGCGGCGCTGGCGATGGGCACCACCGCACTGGTGGTGACGGCGTTCCTGGCCGTGGGCCGGGAGGGCCTGGAGACCGCGCTGTTCATCTGGACGGCGGTGCAGGCCACCGACGACGGCGTACGGCCGCTGGTCGGCGCGCTGCTCGGGCTGCTCACGGCGGTGCTGCTGGGCTGGCTGTTCTACCGGGGCGCCCTGAAGATCAACCTGGCGAAGTTCTTCACCTGGACCGGCGGGATGCTGATCGTGGTGGCGGCGGGCGTGCTCGCGTACGGCTTCCACGACCTCCAGGAGGCCGACGTCCTGCCGGGGCTGGGCTCGAAGGCGTTCGACATCAGTGAGCAGGTGCCGGTCGACAGCTGGTACGGGACGCTGCTGAAGGGCGTCTTCAACTTCCAGCCGGACCCGACGAAGCTCCAGGTGTGGGTGTGGGCGCTGTACCTGGTCCCGACCCTGGTGCTGTTCTTCCGTCCCGGTCGCACCGGTAAGGTGGCGCCGTCCCGGGCAGCCACCGCTGCCAGCGCAGCCACCGAGGAGTCCAAGGCCGATGCGACGTCGGACGCGCCCGCGTCTTCCGCGCCTTCCGCGTCGTCTGCCGCGCCTTCTCCGTCGTCCGCCGTGGCCGGTGCCGTCCCGGGTGCTCCCGCTGCTCCTGCTGCCGGCGCTGCTGGCGGCGACCGGGTGCGTGACGGTGCACGGCGAGCGGGAGATCGTCCCGGCGGTGGAGAAGGCTGAGGCCGCCAAGGTCCTCGGCGACTTCACCGCCGGCTACACCAAGGCGTACCGCGCCCTCGACCCGGCCCTCGTGGACCGGGTCGAGACCGGCGCCCTCGCCGAGATCGGCCGCGCCGACGTGACCGCGCAGCGCAAGCTGCTGCCCAAGGGCAACCCGGGCTATCCGGCGCTGGAACTGCGCGACGCCCGGTTCTCCATCCCCAAGTCGGCCGGCTGGCCGAAGTTCTTCGTGGCCGACACCCTCAGCAACCGGGACGCCAACCGGTGGCTGGTGGTGTTCACGCGCGACAGCGCCAAGGACCCGTGGAAGGCCGCCTACCTGACGCTGCACGCGCCGGGCACGGTCCCCGCGTTCCGGACGGACGGCGACGGCTGGGCGGAGGCCGTTCCGGTACGGGCCGGCGAGCCGTCCGGGCTGGCGCTGGACCCCGACGCGGTCAGCGGCGCGTACACCGGCTTCCTGCGCACCGGCAAGGGCGACGTCTTCGCCCCCGACCTCGCCACCACCCAACTGCGCGCCGACCGCGCCAAGCTCGCGCGGACGCCCACGTTCTGGACCGACTGGATCGACACCCCCGAGCAGGGGCCCGGCTACC
This genomic interval carries:
- the efeU gene encoding iron uptake transporter permease EfeU, which produces MFGNYLIGLREGLEASLVVCILVAYLVKSGRRDALRPVWLGITAAVLLSMGFGAVLQYGSQTMTFEAQETLGGSLSVIAVGLVTWMVFWMRRTARHLKKELHGKLDAALAMGTTALVVTAFLAVGREGLETALFIWTAVQATDDGVRPLVGALLGLLTAVLLGWLFYRGALKINLAKFFTWTGGMLIVVAAGVLAYGFHDLQEADVLPGLGSKAFDISEQVPVDSWYGTLLKGVFNFQPDPTKLQVWVWALYLVPTLVLFFRPGRTGKVAPSRAATAASAATEESKADATSDAPASSAPSASSAAPSPSSAVAGAVPGAPAAPAAGAAGGDRVRDGARRAGDRPGGGEG
- the efeB gene encoding iron uptake transporter deferrochelatase/peroxidase subunit, which translates into the protein MEAAAEAKTEAKTETAAAAGAETEAKAEAKSGAETEAHSRSRTPSRRALLGWGGAGLALGAVAAGGTAAALRLGDDDKSPAAAEGEAVPFYGPHQAGIATPVQDRLHFAAFDVRTDDREQLIKLLKEWTAAAARMTAGHEVGEGAISENDELPPDDTGEALGLKPSRLTLTFGIGPTLFEKDGKDRFGLKGRRPKALIDLPPFPGDNLDPARSGGDLCVQACADDPQVAVHAIRNLARIGMGRVAIRWSQLGFGKTSSTTPDAMTPRNMMGFKDGTRNIAGTETDRLDKFVWVGEKDADGWMAGGSYLVARRIRMHIETWDRTSLKEQEDVFGRDKAEGAPQGKRRERDEPNLRVLKPTAHVRLAHPDSNAGATILRRGYSFTDGTDGLGRLDAGLFFIAYQRDVRDGFVPIQTRLSRSDALNEYIQHVGSAVFAVPPGVRDKDDWWGRTLFG